In Bradyrhizobium sp. 1(2017), one DNA window encodes the following:
- a CDS encoding outer membrane protein assembly factor BamD: MSAQRMTRGYLSVGAGRLVQAATLFMLALPLAGCGTGALWDKFTAKDDTFVEEPADKIYNEGLYLMNEKKDMKAATKKFEEVDRQHPYSDWARKSLLMSAYASYQGGDYDGCIGAATRYVTLHPGSPDAAYAQYLIAASHYDQIPDTSRDQARTEKAIAALEEVVRKYPNSEYATSAKAKIEGARDQLAGKEMNVGRYYAQKRDYTAAINRYKTVVTQYQTTRHVEEALFRLTEAYMAIGIVGEAQTAAAVLGHNFPDSRWYKDAYNLVKSGGLEPSENQGSWISRTFKKMGLG, encoded by the coding sequence ATGTCGGCACAGCGTATGACGCGCGGATATCTCTCGGTCGGAGCCGGTCGATTGGTCCAGGCCGCGACCCTCTTCATGCTCGCGCTGCCGCTGGCCGGCTGCGGCACCGGCGCCCTCTGGGACAAATTCACCGCCAAGGACGACACCTTCGTCGAGGAGCCCGCCGACAAGATCTACAATGAGGGCCTGTACCTCATGAACGAGAAGAAGGACATGAAGGCGGCGACCAAGAAGTTCGAGGAGGTCGATCGCCAGCATCCTTATTCCGACTGGGCGCGCAAATCGCTGCTGATGTCGGCCTACGCGTCCTACCAGGGCGGCGACTATGACGGCTGCATCGGCGCCGCCACCCGCTACGTCACGCTGCATCCCGGCAGCCCGGACGCAGCCTATGCGCAATATTTGATCGCCGCCTCCCATTACGACCAGATTCCGGACACCAGCCGCGACCAGGCCCGTACCGAGAAGGCGATCGCCGCGCTGGAAGAGGTGGTGCGCAAATATCCCAACTCGGAATATGCGACCTCGGCCAAGGCCAAGATCGAAGGCGCGCGCGACCAGCTCGCCGGCAAGGAAATGAACGTCGGCCGCTACTACGCGCAGAAGCGCGACTACACGGCGGCGATCAACCGCTACAAGACCGTGGTCACGCAGTACCAGACCACCCGCCATGTCGAGGAGGCGCTGTTCCGCCTGACCGAGGCCTATATGGCGATCGGCATCGTCGGCGAGGCGCAGACCGCGGCGGCCGTGCTTGGCCACAACTTTCCTGACAGCCGCTGGTACAAGGACGCCTATAATCTTGTAAAATCCGGCGGTCTCGAGCCGAGCGAGAATCAGGGGTCCTGGATCAGCCGGACCTTCAAGAAGATGGGCCTCGGCTAG
- the lpxC gene encoding UDP-3-O-acyl-N-acetylglucosamine deacetylase, translating to MKFSRQTTLRAQASVAGVGVHSGLPVTLTLGPAPIDAGFVFVRTGLEGRDREVQATAEQVIATDFATVLGDRNGPLVSTAEHVLAALRGMGVDNATIEIDGPEVPIMDGSAAAFIAAIDQAGIVTQSAQRRFIQVLKPIAVKIGDSFGEIRPYANGFRAEVEIDFTNPVIGQQSYAFDLSPERFRREVGRARTFGLMGDVARLWSAGYALGASFDNTVVFDDERLLNTEGLRYADECARHKVLDVIGDLALAGLPLLGAYRSLRGGHKLNHAVLTALLADRTAWRVVEGEAARRTTRPVTEVGGSIVGGRIAAAYGPDVS from the coding sequence ATGAAATTTAGCCGGCAAACAACGCTTCGTGCGCAAGCCTCCGTGGCAGGCGTAGGCGTTCATTCCGGTCTTCCCGTCACTCTCACGCTTGGGCCTGCGCCCATCGACGCGGGCTTTGTTTTTGTCCGCACCGGACTCGAGGGACGCGACCGCGAAGTTCAAGCCACTGCCGAGCAGGTGATCGCGACCGATTTCGCCACCGTCCTCGGCGATCGCAACGGTCCGCTGGTCTCAACTGCCGAGCATGTGCTTGCTGCACTGCGGGGCATGGGCGTCGACAACGCCACGATCGAGATCGACGGACCGGAAGTGCCGATCATGGACGGCAGCGCCGCTGCCTTCATTGCGGCGATTGATCAGGCCGGTATCGTCACCCAATCGGCCCAGCGCCGTTTCATCCAGGTTTTGAAGCCGATCGCAGTCAAGATCGGCGACTCCTTCGGCGAGATCAGGCCCTATGCCAACGGGTTCCGTGCCGAGGTCGAGATCGACTTCACCAACCCCGTCATCGGCCAGCAGAGCTACGCCTTCGACCTCAGCCCGGAACGCTTCCGCCGCGAAGTCGGTCGGGCCCGGACGTTCGGCCTGATGGGCGATGTCGCGCGGCTCTGGAGCGCGGGTTATGCACTCGGCGCCTCCTTCGACAACACTGTCGTGTTTGACGACGAGCGGCTGCTCAACACCGAGGGCCTGCGCTACGCCGACGAATGTGCCCGCCACAAGGTGCTGGACGTGATCGGCGACCTCGCTCTGGCGGGCCTGCCGCTGCTTGGCGCCTACCGCTCGCTGCGCGGCGGCCACAAGCTCAACCACGCTGTCCTGACCGCGCTGCTGGCCGATCGCACCGCCTGGCGGGTAGTCGAGGGCGAAGCGGCCCGCCGCACCACGCGCCCGGTCACCGAAGTCGGTGGCAGCATCGTCGGCGGCCGGATCGCTGCGGCCTACGGGCCGGACGTGTCCTGA
- the ftsZ gene encoding cell division protein FtsZ: MTISINVPDIHELKPRITVFGVGGAGGNAVNNMITAGLQGVDFVVANTDAQALTMSKAQRIVQMGTAVTQGLGAGSQPNVGAAAAEEVIDELRDHLSGANMVFVTAGMGGGTGTGAAPVIAKTARDMGILTVGVVTKPFHFEGGRRMRTAEAGINELHKVVDTLLIIPNQNLFRVANEKTTFADAFAMADQVLYSGVACITDLMVKEGLINLDFADVRAVMREMGKAMMGTGEASGDKRALTAAEAAIANPLIDDSSMKGAKGLLISITGGKDLTLFEVDEAATRIREEVDQDANIIVGATFDEALDGLIRVSVVATGIEQAAIARNSQATSAPVANAAPPAQQAAPPAAVAESRLADLTARLRADNQRLAERAQKLEVQAPAAAPAAAAPRPNVERAALAAIAAAVADVPQAPAPTQTYGDVTVRPIAQKPTLFPEPDMAPVAMQEPMMPENFIPPQAERPPVRAPRMPRIEELPMPAQAEIRQARGEVEEETPQKSRLSLLQRLANVGLGRRDEESEPPVAARTAGPAMPPLPERRPQKTVAQQIASNEPVSEYARRPAPQGLDMHGRPAPVAPAPQGDDHLDIPAFLRRQAT; encoded by the coding sequence ATGACCATCAGCATCAATGTTCCTGATATTCACGAACTGAAGCCCCGGATCACCGTCTTCGGCGTCGGCGGCGCCGGCGGCAACGCCGTCAACAACATGATCACGGCGGGCCTGCAGGGCGTCGACTTCGTGGTCGCCAACACCGACGCGCAGGCGCTGACGATGTCGAAGGCGCAGCGCATCGTGCAGATGGGCACGGCGGTCACGCAAGGCCTCGGCGCCGGCTCGCAGCCGAACGTCGGCGCGGCGGCGGCGGAAGAGGTGATCGACGAGCTGCGCGACCATCTCTCCGGCGCCAACATGGTGTTCGTCACGGCCGGCATGGGCGGCGGCACCGGCACGGGTGCTGCGCCCGTCATCGCCAAGACCGCGCGCGACATGGGCATCCTCACCGTCGGCGTCGTCACCAAGCCCTTCCACTTCGAAGGCGGCCGCCGCATGCGCACGGCCGAGGCCGGTATCAACGAGCTTCACAAGGTCGTGGACACGCTCCTGATCATCCCGAACCAGAACCTGTTCCGGGTCGCCAACGAGAAGACCACCTTCGCCGACGCCTTCGCGATGGCCGACCAGGTGCTCTATTCGGGCGTTGCCTGCATCACCGACCTGATGGTCAAGGAAGGCCTGATCAACCTCGACTTCGCCGACGTCCGCGCCGTCATGCGTGAGATGGGCAAGGCGATGATGGGCACCGGCGAAGCCTCCGGCGACAAGCGTGCGCTGACCGCCGCCGAGGCTGCGATCGCCAACCCGCTGATCGACGACAGCTCGATGAAGGGCGCCAAGGGCCTCCTCATCTCCATCACCGGCGGCAAGGACCTCACCCTGTTCGAGGTCGACGAGGCCGCGACCCGCATTCGCGAGGAAGTCGACCAGGACGCCAACATCATCGTCGGCGCGACCTTCGACGAAGCGCTCGACGGCCTGATCCGCGTCTCGGTCGTTGCCACCGGCATCGAGCAGGCGGCGATTGCCCGCAACAGTCAGGCGACCTCCGCTCCCGTCGCGAACGCGGCACCGCCGGCGCAGCAGGCTGCCCCGCCGGCCGCCGTTGCCGAGAGCCGTCTCGCCGACCTGACTGCCCGGCTCCGTGCCGACAATCAGCGTCTGGCTGAACGCGCCCAGAAGCTGGAAGTGCAGGCCCCGGCCGCCGCTCCGGCCGCTGCCGCGCCTCGCCCGAATGTCGAGCGCGCTGCGCTCGCCGCCATCGCCGCCGCGGTCGCCGACGTCCCACAGGCTCCCGCGCCGACGCAGACCTACGGCGACGTCACCGTGCGCCCGATCGCGCAGAAGCCGACCCTGTTCCCGGAGCCCGACATGGCCCCCGTCGCGATGCAGGAGCCGATGATGCCCGAAAACTTCATTCCGCCGCAGGCCGAGCGCCCGCCGGTCCGTGCGCCGCGGATGCCGCGTATTGAGGAACTGCCGATGCCGGCCCAGGCCGAGATTCGTCAGGCCCGTGGCGAGGTCGAGGAAGAGACCCCGCAGAAGAGCCGCCTGTCGCTGCTCCAGCGCCTCGCCAATGTCGGCCTTGGCCGTCGCGACGAGGAGAGCGAGCCGCCGGTGGCCGCCCGCACCGCCGGCCCCGCGATGCCGCCGCTGCCCGAGCGCCGGCCGCAGAAGACCGTGGCGCAGCAGATCGCGTCCAACGAGCCGGTATCCGAGTATGCCCGCCGTCCGGCGCCGCAGGGCCTGGACATGCATGGCCGTCCCGCGCCTGTTGCCCCGGCGCCACAGGGAGACGACCATCTTGATATCCCCGCCTTCTTGCGGCGGCAGGCGACCTGA
- the ftsA gene encoding cell division protein FtsA translates to MTGLDRTQTPKTRPMPHKRGGIVACLDIGTSKIACMIARLKPSPPSDALRGRTHAVELIGYSQIQSRGMKAGAVIDLGECEQAVRQAVGLAEKMAKVRVESVLLSVSGGRLAGQLVEAAADIRGGAVTPADVSRVTSTGMRHATGEGRTVLHALPVGYTLDGVKGIRDPRGMVAHQFGVDMNVVTCDATVARNLMLAVERCHINVEAMAASSYVAGLSVLTDDEADLGAAVVEMGAGTTTIAVYSGGRFVHAAGFAVGGQHITMDLARGLSATIADAERIKTLYGTVITGGSDSRELMSVPTAGDEQDLPQIVSRATIANIVKHRAEEVFEMVRDKLKDSPFAAEPNGRVVLSGGASQLTGLVELGTQILGRPVRVGRPLGFGRLPNEAKNAAFAVPAGLLVYPQYVHLEHVEPRHTRQQVRTGTGGYFGKVGRWLREGF, encoded by the coding sequence ATGACCGGTCTTGATCGCACCCAGACGCCGAAGACCCGCCCGATGCCGCACAAGCGCGGCGGCATCGTCGCCTGCCTCGACATCGGCACCAGCAAGATCGCCTGCATGATCGCGCGGCTGAAGCCGTCGCCGCCGAGCGATGCGCTGCGCGGCCGCACCCATGCGGTGGAATTGATCGGTTACAGCCAGATCCAGTCGCGCGGCATGAAGGCCGGCGCGGTGATCGATCTCGGTGAATGCGAGCAGGCGGTGCGCCAGGCCGTCGGGCTCGCTGAGAAGATGGCCAAGGTCCGGGTCGAATCCGTGCTGCTGTCGGTCTCCGGCGGCCGGCTCGCAGGCCAGCTGGTCGAAGCCGCCGCCGACATCCGCGGCGGCGCCGTAACCCCGGCCGATGTCAGCCGCGTCACCTCGACCGGCATGCGCCATGCTACCGGTGAAGGCCGCACCGTGCTGCACGCCCTGCCGGTCGGCTACACGCTCGACGGCGTCAAGGGCATCCGCGATCCTCGCGGCATGGTCGCGCACCAGTTCGGTGTCGACATGAACGTCGTCACTTGCGACGCCACCGTGGCACGGAACCTGATGCTGGCGGTCGAGCGCTGCCACATCAATGTCGAAGCCATGGCGGCGAGCTCCTATGTGGCCGGCCTGTCGGTGCTGACCGACGACGAGGCCGATCTCGGCGCTGCCGTCGTCGAGATGGGCGCGGGCACCACCACGATTGCCGTTTATTCGGGCGGGCGCTTCGTGCATGCGGCCGGTTTTGCGGTCGGCGGGCAACACATCACGATGGATCTCGCGCGTGGACTCTCGGCGACCATTGCCGATGCCGAGCGAATCAAGACCTTATACGGGACCGTCATCACCGGCGGATCGGACTCGCGTGAGCTGATGTCTGTGCCGACAGCCGGTGACGAGCAGGATCTGCCGCAGATCGTCTCCCGCGCCACCATCGCCAACATCGTCAAGCACCGTGCCGAGGAAGTCTTCGAAATGGTTCGGGACAAGCTGAAGGATTCGCCCTTCGCCGCAGAGCCCAACGGCCGCGTCGTGCTCTCGGGCGGTGCCTCGCAGCTGACCGGGCTGGTCGAGCTCGGCACCCAGATTCTCGGCCGGCCCGTGCGGGTCGGACGTCCGCTCGGCTTTGGCCGGCTGCCCAACGAGGCGAAGAACGCCGCGTTCGCGGTGCCGGCCGGACTTCTCGTCTACCCGCAATATGTTCACCTCGAACATGTCGAACCGCGGCATACGCGGCAGCAGGTCAGGACAGGGACCGGCGGTTATTTCGGAAAGGTCGGACGATGGCTACGCGAGGGCTTCTGA
- a CDS encoding cell division protein FtsQ/DivIB: MDGAGSLTRSFLRSLRPQADLKAAAIGAVVLLREWMQDRRAEARAAAKDKIKARAKAVVEREPPPRVVALVERYLPRRIGISMTVLLLIGSCGFGIVKGGHLQDFITAVSDARNALANSAGFRITSVVINGRKQLTQDEILAIGGVSGRSSLLFLDAEAVRDKLKANPWIADATVLKLYPGQLMIELTERKAFALWQEAGRLSVIADDGAVLEPYVSRRFLSLPLVVGKGADTQARDFLALLARYPQVNSITKAAIFVGERRWNLRLKDGLDIRLPEQDVGNALAMLSRLDKEDRLFSRDIVAVDMRLPDRFVVQLSDDAAKAREEQFKDKKKKKAGDSA; this comes from the coding sequence ATGGATGGTGCAGGAAGCCTCACCCGGTCGTTTCTGAGATCGCTGAGGCCCCAAGCTGACCTGAAGGCGGCCGCTATCGGAGCGGTCGTGCTTCTGCGCGAGTGGATGCAGGACAGGCGCGCCGAGGCGCGCGCCGCCGCCAAGGACAAAATCAAGGCCAGGGCCAAGGCCGTCGTCGAGCGCGAGCCGCCGCCGCGCGTGGTCGCGCTGGTCGAGCGCTATCTGCCGCGCCGGATCGGGATCAGCATGACCGTGCTGCTGTTGATCGGAAGCTGCGGCTTCGGCATCGTCAAGGGCGGCCACCTCCAGGATTTCATCACTGCGGTCAGCGACGCCCGCAACGCGCTGGCCAATTCCGCCGGCTTCCGCATCACCTCGGTCGTGATCAACGGCCGGAAGCAACTGACCCAGGACGAGATCCTCGCCATCGGCGGCGTCAGCGGCCGCTCCTCGCTGCTGTTCCTCGACGCCGAAGCGGTGCGCGACAAGCTCAAGGCCAATCCCTGGATCGCGGACGCGACCGTGCTGAAGCTCTATCCGGGCCAGCTCATGATCGAGCTCACCGAGCGCAAGGCGTTCGCGCTGTGGCAGGAGGCCGGCCGGCTCTCCGTCATCGCCGATGACGGCGCCGTGCTCGAACCCTATGTCTCGCGCCGCTTCCTGTCGCTGCCGCTCGTGGTCGGCAAGGGCGCCGATACGCAGGCCCGCGATTTCCTGGCGCTGCTGGCGCGCTATCCGCAGGTCAACTCGATCACCAAGGCCGCGATCTTCGTCGGCGAGCGGCGCTGGAATCTGAGGCTCAAGGACGGCCTCGACATCCGCCTGCCCGAGCAGGACGTCGGCAACGCCCTCGCGATGCTGTCCAGGCTCGACAAGGAGGACAGGCTGTTCTCCCGCGACATCGTTGCCGTCGACATGCGCCTGCCCGATCGCTTCGTGGTGCAGCTGTCCGACGACGCCGCCAAGGCGCGCGAGGAGCAGTTCAAGGACAAGAAGAAAAAGAAGGCCGGGGATTCCGCATGA
- a CDS encoding D-alanine--D-alanine ligase family protein → MRITILFGGSNRERLVSVASAQALHQALPEADLWWWDVEDKVHVVQSKQLLEHARPFEDEFRPGTSGIALAQALDKAKAEDRVLVLGLHGGRAENGELQVMCEARGVPFTGSGSASSHLAFDKIAAKHFAALGGVTPPANLSLDEIDEAFAEYGRLIAKPAKDGSSYGLIFVNAKQDLVAVRNAAKQEEYVIEPYVAGVEATCGVLERTDGSIIALPPIEIIPGEGNFDYAAKYLLKSTQEICPGRFSPEITAALKEQAMAAHRAMSCTGYSRSDFIVSDRGLVYLETNTLPGLTKSSLYPKALKAEGIAFVDFLRGLIELAERQVRK, encoded by the coding sequence ATGCGCATCACCATCCTCTTCGGCGGCTCCAACCGCGAACGTCTGGTTTCGGTCGCCTCGGCACAGGCGCTGCATCAGGCGCTCCCCGAGGCCGACCTGTGGTGGTGGGACGTCGAGGACAAGGTGCACGTCGTGCAGTCCAAGCAGCTGCTCGAACATGCCCGTCCGTTCGAGGACGAGTTCAGGCCCGGCACATCGGGCATTGCGCTGGCGCAGGCACTCGATAAGGCCAAGGCCGAGGATCGCGTGCTGGTGCTCGGCCTGCATGGCGGGCGCGCCGAGAACGGCGAATTGCAGGTAATGTGCGAAGCGCGCGGCGTGCCTTTCACCGGCTCGGGCTCGGCCTCCTCGCATCTCGCCTTCGACAAGATCGCAGCCAAGCACTTCGCCGCGCTCGGCGGCGTGACGCCGCCGGCAAACCTTTCGCTCGACGAGATCGACGAGGCTTTCGCCGAGTACGGAAGGCTGATCGCAAAGCCGGCGAAGGATGGATCGAGCTACGGCCTGATCTTCGTCAATGCCAAGCAGGATCTGGTCGCCGTCCGCAACGCCGCCAAGCAGGAGGAATACGTCATCGAGCCCTACGTCGCCGGCGTCGAGGCGACCTGTGGCGTGCTGGAGCGCACCGATGGCTCGATCATCGCGCTGCCGCCGATCGAGATCATTCCGGGCGAAGGCAATTTCGACTACGCCGCCAAATATCTCCTGAAGTCGACACAGGAGATCTGCCCCGGCCGCTTTTCGCCCGAGATCACCGCCGCGCTGAAGGAGCAGGCGATGGCGGCACATCGTGCGATGTCCTGCACCGGCTATTCGCGGTCCGACTTCATCGTCTCGGACAGGGGCCTCGTCTACCTCGAAACCAACACGCTCCCCGGGCTGACCAAGTCGTCGCTCTACCCCAAGGCGCTGAAGGCCGAGGGCATCGCGTTCGTCGACTTCCTGCGCGGCCTGATCGAGCTCGCCGAGCGGCAGGTCCGGAAATAA
- the murB gene encoding UDP-N-acetylmuramate dehydrogenase codes for MGFPDITPDLKAAMPELRGRLLANQSLAELTWFRVGGPAQVLFTPADEDDLAYFLARLAPDVPVYVVGVGSNLIVRDGGIAGVVIRLAPRAFGEASASGDVVTAGAAALDKRVAEVAAAANIGGLEFYFGIPGTIGGALRMNAGANGGETKDVLIEARGVGRDGGKHVFSNADMKFVYRNSGVDTSIIFTSARFRGEIGDSDAIRARMAEVQSHRETAQPIREKTGGSTFKNPPGHSAWKLVEAAGCRGLRVGGAQVSEMHCNFLINTGEATAHDIETLGETVRERVKANSGIELHWEIKRIGVSI; via the coding sequence GTGGGTTTTCCCGACATCACGCCTGACCTCAAAGCCGCGATGCCCGAGCTTCGCGGGCGGCTGCTCGCCAACCAGTCGCTCGCCGAGCTCACCTGGTTTCGTGTCGGCGGCCCGGCGCAAGTCCTGTTCACGCCGGCCGACGAGGACGATCTCGCTTACTTTCTCGCGCGCCTTGCGCCCGATGTCCCGGTCTATGTCGTCGGCGTCGGCTCCAATCTCATCGTGCGCGACGGCGGCATTGCAGGCGTGGTGATCCGCCTTGCGCCGCGCGCCTTCGGCGAGGCGAGCGCGAGCGGTGATGTCGTCACCGCCGGCGCTGCCGCACTCGACAAGCGCGTGGCGGAAGTTGCGGCCGCCGCCAATATCGGCGGGCTGGAATTCTATTTCGGCATTCCCGGCACGATCGGCGGCGCGCTGCGAATGAATGCGGGCGCCAATGGCGGCGAGACCAAGGACGTGCTGATCGAGGCGCGGGGGGTCGGGCGCGACGGCGGCAAGCACGTCTTCTCCAACGCCGACATGAAGTTCGTTTACCGCAACAGCGGCGTCGACACCTCCATCATCTTCACCTCCGCGCGCTTTCGCGGCGAGATCGGGGATAGCGATGCGATCCGCGCGCGGATGGCGGAGGTGCAGAGCCATCGCGAGACCGCGCAGCCGATCCGCGAGAAGACCGGCGGCTCGACCTTCAAGAATCCCCCCGGTCATTCCGCCTGGAAGCTGGTGGAAGCGGCCGGGTGCCGCGGCTTGCGCGTCGGCGGCGCGCAGGTCTCGGAGATGCACTGCAATTTTCTGATCAACACGGGCGAGGCCACCGCGCACGACATCGAGACGCTGGGCGAGACCGTGCGCGAACGCGTGAAGGCGAATTCCGGAATTGAGCTACACTGGGAAATCAAGCGGATCGGGGTCTCTATTTAA
- the murC gene encoding UDP-N-acetylmuramate--L-alanine ligase has protein sequence MRLPREIGPIHFVGIGGIGMSGIAEVLVNLGYAVQGSDASDNYNLDRLRKKGAKVSVGHKADNIDGAEVVVVSTAIKRDNPELMAARERRIPVVRRAEMLAELMRLKSCVAIAGTHGKTTTTTMVATLLDAGGLDPTVINGGIINAYGSNARLGAGDWMVVEADESDGTFLKLPTDVAIVTNVDPEHLDHFKTFDAVQDAFRHFVENLPFYGFAVMCIDHPVVQSLVGRIEDRRIITYGENPQADARLVDLTAGGGGSKFKVVIRDRKSGAVHEIADLALPMPGRHNASNATAAIAVAHELGVSVEAIRKALAGFGGVKRRFTKTGEWNGVTVIDDYGHHPVEIAAVLKAARDSYTGKVIAVVQPHRYTRLQSLFEEFCTCFNDADAVVVADVYAAGEAPIDGIDRDHFVAGLRAHGHREVIPLPAAPELAGIVKGLAKSGDLVVCLGAGNITQWAYALPDELKALG, from the coding sequence ATGAGACTGCCGCGCGAGATCGGACCCATCCACTTCGTCGGGATCGGCGGGATCGGCATGAGCGGCATCGCCGAGGTGCTGGTCAATCTCGGCTATGCCGTGCAGGGCTCGGACGCGTCCGACAATTACAATCTCGACCGTCTGCGCAAGAAGGGCGCGAAGGTCTCGGTCGGCCACAAGGCGGACAATATCGACGGCGCCGAGGTCGTCGTCGTCTCCACCGCGATCAAGCGCGACAATCCGGAACTGATGGCGGCGCGCGAACGGCGCATTCCCGTGGTGCGCCGCGCCGAGATGCTGGCCGAGCTGATGCGGCTGAAGAGCTGCGTCGCCATTGCCGGCACCCATGGCAAGACCACCACGACGACGATGGTCGCAACGCTGCTCGATGCCGGCGGGCTCGATCCCACCGTCATCAACGGCGGCATCATCAATGCCTACGGCTCCAACGCGCGGCTTGGCGCCGGCGACTGGATGGTGGTGGAAGCCGACGAGAGCGACGGCACGTTCCTGAAGCTGCCGACCGATGTCGCGATCGTCACCAATGTCGACCCCGAGCATCTCGATCACTTCAAGACCTTCGATGCCGTGCAGGATGCCTTCCGCCATTTCGTCGAGAACCTGCCGTTCTACGGCTTCGCCGTGATGTGCATCGACCATCCCGTGGTGCAGAGCCTGGTGGGGAGGATCGAGGATCGCCGCATCATCACCTACGGCGAAAATCCGCAGGCCGATGCGCGGCTGGTCGATCTCACGGCGGGCGGCGGCGGCTCGAAATTCAAGGTCGTGATCCGTGACCGCAAGAGCGGCGCTGTGCATGAGATCGCCGATCTCGCGCTGCCGATGCCGGGCCGGCATAACGCCTCGAACGCAACGGCTGCGATTGCGGTTGCGCACGAGCTTGGCGTGTCGGTCGAGGCAATCCGCAAGGCGCTGGCCGGCTTCGGCGGCGTCAAGCGCCGCTTCACCAAGACCGGCGAATGGAACGGCGTCACCGTGATCGACGATTACGGCCATCACCCCGTGGAGATCGCGGCGGTACTGAAAGCAGCGCGCGATTCCTATACCGGCAAGGTGATCGCCGTGGTGCAGCCGCACCGCTACACCCGCCTGCAATCGCTGTTCGAGGAATTCTGCACCTGCTTCAACGATGCGGATGCGGTGGTCGTCGCCGACGTCTATGCCGCCGGCGAAGCGCCGATCGATGGCATCGACCGCGATCATTTCGTCGCGGGCCTGCGCGCCCATGGCCACCGCGAGGTGATCCCGCTGCCGGCGGCCCCGGAGCTCGCGGGCATCGTCAAGGGACTGGCGAAGTCCGGCGATCTCGTGGTGTGCCTCGGAGCCGGCAACATCACGCAATGGGCCTATGCCTTGCCGGACGAACTGAAGGCGCTGGGGTAG
- the murG gene encoding undecaprenyldiphospho-muramoylpentapeptide beta-N-acetylglucosaminyltransferase, whose translation MDTSSLILLAAGGTGGHLFPAEALGVELIRRGFRVRLVTDERALRYSGLFSKDMIDVVSSETARGRNPLQLAYAGLTLAAGTLSAYALIRRLKPVAVVGFGGYPTLPPLVAAKFAGVPGIIHDANAVLGRANRFLSSRVRAIATSLPGVLDRDPALSAKTTTVGTPMRPAILAAAAVKYVAPDANGPLRLLVVGGSQGARIMADIVPGAIERLEPALWSRLVLTQQVREEDMSRVRAVYDKLKIQVELAPFFTDLPARLASNHLVVSRSGAGTVAELAAIGRPSILVPLPGSIDQDQFANAGVLAKVDGAIRIPQTEFTSDRLAAEISTFAAEPARLARMAEAARGAGRLDAAERLADLVVKVAGI comes from the coding sequence ATGGACACGTCCTCCCTGATTCTTCTCGCCGCGGGCGGCACCGGCGGCCATCTGTTTCCGGCCGAGGCGCTCGGCGTCGAACTGATCCGGCGCGGCTTTCGTGTCCGCCTCGTCACCGACGAGCGCGCGCTGCGCTATAGCGGGCTGTTCAGCAAGGACATGATCGACGTCGTCAGCAGCGAGACCGCGCGCGGCCGCAACCCGCTCCAGCTTGCCTATGCCGGCCTCACGCTGGCCGCCGGCACGCTCTCGGCCTACGCTCTGATCAGGCGATTGAAGCCGGTCGCCGTCGTCGGCTTCGGCGGCTACCCGACGTTGCCGCCGCTGGTCGCGGCGAAATTCGCCGGCGTGCCGGGGATCATCCACGATGCCAACGCCGTGCTCGGCCGCGCCAACCGGTTCCTGTCGAGCCGCGTGCGCGCCATCGCGACGTCCTTGCCCGGCGTGCTCGACCGCGATCCGGCGCTCTCCGCCAAGACCACGACCGTGGGCACGCCGATGCGCCCGGCGATCCTCGCCGCCGCTGCGGTGAAATATGTCGCGCCCGACGCGAATGGTCCGCTGCGGCTGCTCGTCGTCGGCGGCAGCCAGGGCGCGCGCATCATGGCCGATATCGTGCCGGGCGCGATCGAGCGGCTCGAGCCTGCGTTATGGAGCCGCCTCGTCCTCACCCAGCAGGTGCGCGAAGAGGATATGAGCCGCGTGCGCGCGGTCTACGACAAGCTCAAGATCCAGGTCGAGCTCGCCCCCTTCTTCACGGATTTGCCGGCGCGGCTTGCCTCGAATCATCTCGTGGTATCGCGCTCCGGCGCCGGCACGGTCGCCGAGCTCGCCGCGATCGGCCGGCCCTCGATCCTGGTGCCGCTGCCCGGCTCGATCGACCAGGACCAGTTCGCCAATGCCGGCGTGCTGGCCAAGGTCGACGGCGCCATCCGCATCCCGCAGACCGAGTTCACGTCTGATCGGTTGGCCGCCGAGATCTCCACTTTCGCCGCCGAGCCCGCGCGCCTTGCCCGCATGGCCGAGGCCGCCCGCGGCGCCGGCCGGCTCGATGCTGCCGAGCGGCTGGCCGATCTCGTGGTCAAGGTCGCGGGAATCTGA